The following are encoded together in the Acidovorax sp. KKS102 genome:
- a CDS encoding ABC transporter substrate-binding protein, which yields MKMNRRTVAAALASVPVAALLPGAAWAQKPLVLGFSQVGAESEWRTANTESIKSAAKEAGIELKFSDAQQKQENQIKAIRSFIAQKVDVIAFSPVVESGWEPVLREAKAAKIPVVLTDRAVNTKDTSLYVTFMGSDFVEEGRKAGRWLVEKMKDQKGEVNIVELQGTVGSAPAIDRKKGFEEVIKADPKFKIIRSQTGDFTRAKGKEVMEAFLKAEGKKINVLYAHNDDMAIGAIQAIEEAGMKPAKDIVIISIDAVKGAFEAMIAGKLNVSVECSPLLGPQLMAAVKDIKAGKAVPKRIVTEEGIFPMEVAAKEMPNRKY from the coding sequence ATGAAAATGAACCGCCGCACCGTTGCTGCCGCCTTGGCCAGCGTGCCCGTGGCCGCCTTGCTGCCCGGCGCCGCCTGGGCGCAAAAGCCCCTGGTGCTGGGCTTCAGCCAGGTGGGGGCCGAGAGCGAATGGCGCACCGCCAACACCGAGTCCATCAAGTCGGCCGCCAAGGAGGCCGGCATCGAGTTGAAGTTCTCGGACGCGCAGCAGAAGCAGGAGAACCAGATCAAGGCCATCCGCTCGTTCATCGCACAGAAGGTGGATGTGATTGCGTTCTCACCCGTGGTGGAGTCGGGCTGGGAGCCCGTGCTGCGCGAAGCCAAGGCCGCCAAGATCCCCGTGGTGCTGACCGACCGCGCGGTGAATACCAAGGACACATCGCTGTACGTGACCTTCATGGGCTCGGACTTTGTGGAAGAAGGCCGCAAGGCCGGCCGCTGGCTGGTGGAGAAGATGAAGGACCAGAAGGGCGAGGTCAACATCGTCGAGCTGCAAGGCACCGTGGGCTCGGCCCCTGCCATCGACCGAAAGAAGGGCTTTGAAGAAGTCATCAAGGCCGACCCCAAGTTCAAGATCATCCGCAGCCAGACCGGCGACTTCACCCGTGCCAAGGGCAAGGAAGTGATGGAAGCCTTCCTGAAGGCCGAGGGCAAGAAGATCAACGTGCTGTACGCACACAACGACGACATGGCGATTGGCGCCATCCAGGCCATCGAAGAGGCCGGCATGAAGCCCGCCAAGGACATCGTGATCATCTCCATCGACGCTGTGAAGGGCGCCTTCGAAGCCATGATCGCCGGCAAGCTCAACGTGAGTGTGGAGTGCAGCCCCCTGCTGGGCCCGCAACTCATGGCCGCAGTCAAAGACATCAAGGCTGGCAAAGCGGTGCCCAAGCGCATCGTGACCGAGGAAGGCATCTTCCCGATGGAAGTTGCGGCCAAGGAAATGCCGAACCGGAAGTATTAA
- a CDS encoding aldehyde dehydrogenase family protein encodes MKLGDLQLSPRHLINGRWEIGTTTGISTNPSDTREVVAEYARADRNQTELAVRAAADALPTWSQSTPQRRADVLDMIGSELLARKDELGALLAREEGKTLPEGIAEVARSGQIFKFFAGEALRIQGELLASVRQGVQVDVTREPVGVVGIIAPWNFPFAIPAWKIAPALAYGNTVVFKPAELVPACGWALAEIISRSGLPAGAFNLIMGSGREVGQTLVDHPLVNALSFTGSVATGDRILRAASARRAKVQLEMGGKNPLIVLADADLDQAVDCALQGSYFSTGQRCTASSRLIVEAEVHDAFVARLRNRLASLKVGHALERGTEMGPVVDDNQLAQNLSYIDIARNEGAEHVWGGERLERPTPGHYMNPALFLARPEHRVAREEIFGPVACVLRADDYDHALALANDTPFGLCAGICTTSLKRAMHFKRHAAVGMTMVNLPTAGVDFHVPFGGRKESSYGAREQGRYAAEFYTTVKTGYMLA; translated from the coding sequence ATGAAGCTCGGCGACCTCCAGCTCAGCCCCCGGCACCTGATCAATGGCCGGTGGGAAATCGGCACCACCACCGGCATCAGCACCAACCCGTCGGACACCCGCGAGGTGGTGGCCGAATACGCCCGCGCCGACCGCAACCAGACCGAGCTGGCCGTGCGCGCTGCGGCCGATGCCCTGCCCACCTGGAGCCAGAGCACACCCCAACGCCGCGCCGACGTGCTGGACATGATTGGCAGCGAGCTGCTGGCCCGCAAGGACGAGCTGGGCGCACTGCTGGCGCGTGAAGAAGGCAAGACGCTGCCCGAAGGCATCGCCGAGGTGGCACGCAGCGGGCAGATCTTCAAGTTTTTTGCGGGCGAGGCGCTGCGCATTCAGGGCGAGCTGCTGGCCTCGGTGCGCCAGGGCGTGCAGGTGGACGTGACCCGTGAGCCCGTGGGCGTGGTGGGCATCATCGCGCCGTGGAACTTCCCGTTCGCCATCCCGGCCTGGAAGATCGCCCCTGCCCTGGCCTACGGCAACACCGTGGTGTTCAAGCCCGCCGAGCTGGTGCCCGCCTGTGGCTGGGCGCTGGCCGAAATCATCAGCCGCAGCGGCCTGCCCGCCGGTGCGTTCAACCTCATCATGGGCAGCGGCCGCGAGGTGGGCCAGACGCTGGTGGACCACCCGCTGGTCAACGCGCTGAGCTTTACCGGGTCGGTGGCCACGGGCGACCGCATCCTTCGCGCGGCCTCTGCACGGCGCGCCAAGGTGCAGCTGGAGATGGGCGGCAAGAACCCGCTCATCGTGCTGGCCGACGCCGACCTGGACCAGGCGGTCGACTGCGCGCTGCAGGGCTCTTACTTCTCTACCGGCCAGCGCTGCACGGCATCGAGCCGCCTCATCGTCGAAGCCGAGGTGCACGACGCCTTTGTGGCGCGCCTGCGCAACCGGCTGGCCAGCCTGAAGGTGGGCCACGCGCTGGAGCGCGGCACCGAGATGGGCCCGGTGGTGGACGACAACCAGCTGGCGCAGAACCTGAGCTACATCGACATTGCGCGCAATGAGGGAGCGGAGCATGTCTGGGGTGGCGAGCGCCTGGAGCGCCCCACCCCAGGCCATTACATGAATCCCGCCCTCTTCCTGGCCCGCCCCGAGCACCGCGTGGCGCGCGAGGAAATTTTTGGCCCCGTGGCCTGTGTGCTGCGGGCCGACGACTACGACCACGCACTGGCTCTGGCCAATGACACGCCATTTGGCCTGTGCGCGGGCATCTGCACCACGTCGCTCAAGCGCGCCATGCACTTCAAGCGCCACGCCGCCGTGGGCATGACCATGGTGAACCTGCCCACGGCGGGGGTGGACTTCCACGTGCCTTTTGGGGGCCGCAAGGAATCGAGCTACGGCGCCCGCGAACAGGGGCGCTACGCGGCCGAGTTCTACACCACCGTCAAGACGGGCTACATGCTGGCCTAA
- a CDS encoding LysR substrate-binding domain-containing protein, producing the protein MSTYNHWFIRARLKTRQLLLLVALAEEGNIHRAAQVLSMTQPAASKLLKDLEDVLEVSLFDRLPRGMRPTWYGETMIRHARMALANLNQAHDEIGALKRGHYGQVGIGAITSPGLSLLPAAVAQVKQEHPSLRISLDIETSPVLLERLEQGKLDIVVGRLYEEHDKENLRYESLTEELVCAMTRPGHPLSSMSGLTLRDVVSASWIVPPAGSVLRHRFDLMFQQDGLAPPLHTVETSALLFITRMLQQSDMIAVVAEDVARYYAAHGIVTVLPLAMPCHMDAFGIITRADRLLSPAAKVMMKALKQTSLVQYGRRLEVGD; encoded by the coding sequence ATGAGCACCTACAACCACTGGTTCATCCGCGCCCGCCTCAAGACGCGCCAACTGCTGCTGCTGGTGGCCCTGGCCGAGGAGGGCAACATTCACCGCGCCGCCCAGGTGCTCAGCATGACCCAGCCCGCCGCGTCCAAGCTGCTCAAGGATCTGGAGGACGTGCTGGAGGTGTCGCTGTTCGACCGCCTGCCGCGCGGCATGCGCCCCACCTGGTATGGCGAAACCATGATTCGCCACGCGCGCATGGCCCTGGCCAACCTGAACCAGGCGCACGACGAGATCGGTGCGCTCAAGCGCGGGCACTACGGCCAGGTGGGCATCGGCGCCATCACCTCACCGGGCCTGAGCCTGTTGCCCGCCGCCGTGGCGCAGGTCAAGCAGGAGCACCCCAGCCTGCGTATTTCGCTCGACATCGAAACCAGCCCGGTGCTGCTGGAGCGCTTGGAGCAGGGCAAGCTCGACATCGTGGTGGGCCGCCTGTATGAGGAGCACGACAAGGAGAACCTGCGCTATGAGTCGCTGACGGAGGAGCTGGTCTGCGCCATGACCCGCCCGGGCCACCCGCTGTCGAGCATGAGCGGGTTGACGCTGCGCGATGTGGTCTCGGCCAGCTGGATCGTGCCGCCTGCGGGCAGCGTGCTGCGGCACCGGTTTGACCTGATGTTCCAGCAGGACGGGCTGGCGCCGCCGCTGCACACGGTGGAGACATCGGCCTTGTTGTTCATCACGCGCATGCTGCAGCAGAGCGACATGATTGCGGTGGTGGCGGAGGATGTGGCGCGCTATTACGCAGCGCATGGGATCGTGACGGTGTTGCCGCTGGCGATGCCGTGCCATATGGATGCGTTCGGAATCATCACGCGGGCAGACCGGCTGTTGTCGCCGGCGGCGAAGGTGATGATGAAGGCGTTGAAGCAGACGAGTCTGGTGCAGTATGGGCGGAGGTTGGAGGTGGGGGATTGA
- a CDS encoding SDR family NAD(P)-dependent oxidoreductase: MTQLFTPSSSSTDATGAPQGLAKFPSLQGRAVFVTGGGSGIGAAIVAAFAEQGARVAFVDVARNASEALAQHIADAGLPRPWWRVCDVRDVSALQACVAEAAAELGSDFAVLVNNVASDDRHTLESVTPEYYDERMAINERPAFFAIQAVVPGMRRLGAGSVINLGSTGWQGKGTGYPCYAIAKSSVNGLTRGLAKTLGQDRIRINTVSPGWVMTERQIKLWLDAEGEKELARNQCLPDKLRPHDIARMVLFLASDDAAMCTAQEFKVDAGWV; the protein is encoded by the coding sequence ATGACACAGCTTTTTACCCCCTCCTCTTCGTCGACCGACGCCACCGGCGCCCCCCAGGGCCTGGCGAAATTCCCCAGCCTGCAAGGCCGCGCCGTGTTTGTGACGGGCGGCGGCAGCGGCATTGGCGCGGCCATCGTGGCGGCGTTTGCCGAACAAGGTGCCCGCGTGGCGTTTGTGGACGTGGCGCGCAACGCGAGCGAAGCCCTGGCCCAGCACATTGCCGACGCAGGCCTGCCCCGCCCCTGGTGGCGTGTGTGCGATGTGCGCGATGTGAGCGCCCTGCAAGCCTGTGTGGCCGAAGCGGCGGCCGAGCTGGGCAGCGACTTTGCGGTGCTGGTGAACAACGTGGCCAGCGATGACCGGCACACGCTGGAGTCCGTAACCCCCGAGTACTACGACGAGCGCATGGCCATCAACGAGCGCCCCGCCTTCTTCGCCATCCAGGCCGTGGTGCCCGGCATGCGCAGGCTGGGCGCGGGCTCTGTCATCAACCTGGGCTCCACCGGCTGGCAGGGCAAGGGCACGGGCTACCCTTGCTATGCCATTGCCAAGTCGTCGGTGAACGGCCTCACGCGCGGGCTGGCCAAGACGCTGGGGCAGGACCGCATCCGCATCAACACGGTGTCGCCGGGCTGGGTGATGACGGAGCGGCAGATCAAGCTGTGGCTGGACGCCGAGGGGGAGAAGGAACTAGCGCGCAACCAGTGCCTGCCAGACAAGCTGCGGCCGCACGACATTGCGCGGATGGTGTTGTTTTTGGCGTCGGATGATGCGGCGATGTGTACGGCGCAGGAGTTCAAGGTAGATGCGGGGTGGGTTTGA
- a CDS encoding SMP-30/gluconolactonase/LRE family protein, producing MRPSLDTPIPPSSGASASAPTTTGAVRCVVALGNALGEGVLWSVREQAVYWVDILQRELHRWDPATSAHQRWTFDEEISAIAERTNAPGFIVTLRRGFALFDPAADIAPRYLHQPEPERTGNRFNDGKCDAQGRFWGGSMDFACEAPTGALYTYTVSGDCVRHDDGFAVTNGPTWATTAQGPAMFFNDTVQGTTYRYRCDPATGTVSDKTLWKRWPAADGVPDGMTTDAQGRLWVAHWGGGCVTCHDADTAEELARIPLPVSQVTNCAFGGADLRTLYITSARTGLTPEQLAAEPLAGALFAVDISTPGVPAHLFGG from the coding sequence GTGCGCCCTTCGCTGGATACCCCCATCCCACCGTCCAGCGGCGCGTCCGCCTCTGCTCCAACAACAACCGGCGCCGTGCGCTGCGTGGTCGCACTGGGCAACGCACTGGGTGAGGGGGTGCTGTGGTCGGTGCGTGAGCAGGCGGTGTACTGGGTGGACATCCTGCAGCGCGAGCTGCACCGCTGGGACCCGGCCACCAGCGCCCACCAGCGTTGGACGTTTGACGAAGAGATTTCTGCCATTGCCGAGCGCACCAACGCCCCCGGCTTCATCGTCACCCTGCGCCGGGGCTTTGCACTGTTCGACCCCGCTGCCGACATCGCCCCGCGCTACCTGCACCAGCCCGAGCCAGAGCGCACAGGCAACCGATTCAACGACGGCAAGTGCGACGCCCAGGGGCGCTTTTGGGGCGGCAGCATGGACTTTGCGTGCGAGGCCCCCACGGGCGCGCTCTACACCTATACCGTCAGCGGCGACTGCGTGCGGCACGACGATGGTTTTGCCGTGACCAACGGCCCCACGTGGGCCACCACCGCGCAGGGCCCGGCCATGTTTTTCAACGACACGGTGCAGGGCACCACCTACCGCTACCGCTGCGACCCAGCCACCGGCACCGTAAGCGACAAAACGCTGTGGAAGCGCTGGCCCGCCGCCGACGGCGTGCCCGACGGCATGACCACCGACGCGCAGGGACGCCTGTGGGTGGCGCATTGGGGCGGTGGCTGCGTCACCTGCCACGACGCCGACACGGCCGAAGAGCTGGCCCGCATCCCGCTGCCCGTGAGCCAGGTCACCAACTGCGCCTTTGGCGGTGCGGACCTGCGCACGCTGTACATCACCTCGGCACGCACGGGCCTCACGCCCGAACAGCTCGCGGCCGAGCCGCTGGCGGGTGCACTGTTTGCCGTTGACATCTCCACGCCTGGCGTGCCCGCACACCTGTTTGGCGGCTGA
- a CDS encoding aldose 1-epimerase — translation MTEASSSHPIVWLHHAGQHLGLVPTLGGSVAAWQIDDPQVAGARIDLWRPWDGATPDLYQLASFAMVPWSNRISGGGFEHAGQFHPMRPNRVGEPYPIHGDGWLQPWQLTRPAPDTLQMQLRSERFDGNPYEYECVQTFRLAEGGLDQSVQVRHLGAQPLPYGLGLHPWFPRTPGTRITAPVQGVWLCGDDPLPTENTQQFPPGWDLNCGAPANGGLIDNAYTGWGGTAQIDWPERGLRLTARMPDFEKDGGTAQHYCLVYRPPQGPAFCFEPITQPIDAFHQPGQPGLRTLAQGEVLVMNVQWRYQSLTD, via the coding sequence ATGACCGAGGCCTCTTCATCCCACCCCATCGTCTGGCTGCACCACGCGGGGCAGCACCTGGGCCTGGTGCCCACCCTCGGCGGCAGCGTGGCGGCCTGGCAGATCGACGACCCGCAAGTGGCGGGCGCGCGCATCGATCTGTGGCGCCCATGGGATGGCGCCACGCCCGACCTGTACCAGCTCGCATCCTTTGCCATGGTGCCCTGGTCCAACCGCATCAGCGGCGGCGGGTTTGAGCATGCGGGGCAGTTCCACCCCATGCGTCCCAACCGCGTGGGCGAGCCGTACCCCATCCACGGCGACGGGTGGCTGCAGCCCTGGCAGCTGACCCGGCCCGCGCCCGACACGCTGCAGATGCAACTGCGCTCCGAGCGCTTTGACGGCAACCCCTACGAGTACGAGTGCGTGCAGACCTTCCGGCTGGCGGAGGGCGGCCTGGACCAGTCGGTGCAGGTGCGGCACCTGGGCGCGCAGCCGCTGCCCTACGGCCTGGGCTTGCACCCCTGGTTTCCGCGCACGCCTGGCACGCGCATCACGGCGCCGGTGCAGGGTGTGTGGCTGTGTGGCGATGACCCTTTGCCCACGGAGAACACGCAGCAGTTTCCACCTGGCTGGGACCTGAACTGCGGCGCGCCCGCCAACGGCGGCCTCATCGACAACGCCTACACCGGCTGGGGCGGCACGGCGCAGATCGACTGGCCCGAGCGTGGCCTGCGCCTCACAGCCCGCATGCCCGATTTTGAAAAAGACGGCGGCACGGCCCAGCACTACTGCCTGGTCTACCGCCCGCCGCAGGGCCCGGCGTTCTGCTTTGAGCCCATCACCCAGCCCATCGATGCCTTTCACCAGCCTGGGCAGCCCGGCCTGCGCACCCTGGCGCAGGGGGAGGTGCTGGTGATGAATGTGCAGTGGCGCTACCAGTCGCTGACTGATTGA
- a CDS encoding VOC family protein encodes MLSHVFVGISDFERALAFYRPLLSTLGVKERFCEPSRPWAGWESTPGPRPLFVIARPFNGEVPQPGNGTMVAFAAATRDQVDAAHALALSLGAVCEGRPGLRPEYHAHYYGAYFRDPDGNKLCVACHAALL; translated from the coding sequence ATGCTGTCGCACGTGTTTGTGGGCATTTCAGACTTTGAGCGCGCGCTGGCGTTTTACCGGCCCTTGCTGAGCACGCTGGGCGTGAAGGAGCGCTTTTGCGAACCCAGCCGGCCCTGGGCAGGTTGGGAATCCACCCCCGGCCCCCGCCCGCTGTTTGTGATTGCCCGCCCCTTCAATGGCGAGGTGCCGCAACCCGGCAACGGCACCATGGTGGCCTTTGCGGCCGCCACACGCGACCAGGTGGATGCTGCGCACGCCCTAGCGCTGAGCCTGGGCGCCGTGTGCGAGGGCCGCCCGGGCCTGCGGCCCGAGTACCACGCCCATTACTACGGCGCGTATTTTCGGGACCCGGATGGCAACAAGCTGTGCGTGGCGTGCCACGCGGCGCTGCTGTAA
- a CDS encoding DUF1801 domain-containing protein has translation MGRAPNTTAPDTATTGPAASALIDQRIADLGDWRGQVLAQVRQLIHEAAPGVVEEWKWRGTPVWSLGGILCTGESWSLLTASQGIALERNRDEWMLRMRRMGSCPCKQPGRPIARFRSNPSGSGLCGWSAALRRLPIAELLAAHRALHPIPQRPLRAPCEAVNRLQKTAVKLTFLKGAALPDPARLFNASLDGNARRAIDIHDGDTLPADAFRALIRAAVELNALGSSKARKGRAPGRTGSAA, from the coding sequence ATGGGCCGTGCGCCCAACACCACCGCCCCAGACACGGCAACCACCGGGCCTGCCGCATCGGCACTGATCGACCAGCGCATTGCCGACCTGGGCGACTGGCGTGGGCAGGTGCTGGCGCAGGTGCGCCAGCTGATCCACGAAGCCGCGCCCGGTGTGGTGGAAGAGTGGAAGTGGCGCGGCACGCCGGTGTGGTCGCTGGGCGGAATCTTGTGCACGGGCGAGAGCTGGAGCCTGTTGACGGCCTCGCAGGGGATCGCGTTGGAGCGCAATCGGGATGAATGGATGCTTCGGATGCGCCGCATGGGCTCATGCCCATGCAAGCAGCCGGGGCGTCCAATCGCCCGATTTCGCTCCAACCCTTCGGGCAGTGGTCTTTGCGGGTGGTCTGCGGCGTTGCGGCGCTTGCCAATAGCCGAGCTATTGGCTGCGCACCGCGCCTTGCACCCCATCCCGCAAAGACCGCTGCGCGCCCCCTGCGAGGCCGTCAACAGGCTCCAAAAGACAGCGGTAAAGCTCACGTTTCTCAAAGGCGCCGCCCTGCCCGACCCGGCGCGCCTGTTCAATGCCAGCCTGGACGGCAACGCACGCCGCGCCATTGATATCCACGATGGCGACACGCTGCCTGCCGATGCGTTCCGCGCGCTCATCCGTGCGGCGGTAGAGCTCAATGCGCTGGGCAGCAGCAAGGCCCGCAAGGGCCGGGCACCGGGGCGTACCGGGTCGGCCGCATAG
- a CDS encoding FAD-dependent monooxygenase produces MNQQATVAPQQDAEVIIVGGGPVGMGLAIELGQRGVSVIVVERYVQPQPIPKGQNLTQRTMEHFHFWGAEKQLRAARTIPVEYGIGGLTAHGTLLGPYSYDWLQRDLVKPYYFTANERLPQYATEAVLRQRVAQLPSVQTLYGWETSTVAQDDAGVSVTIQQRGDGKAQRVLRGAYVVGSDGARSVVREQAGITHTRTDHDRMMVLLVFKSKGLHQLLERYPGKSYYNVLQPELKGYWKFLGRVDLGSTWFFHAPVPPGTTKDNFDFAAYLHEAVGAEFEVEFEHIGFWDLRFMLADSYRKGRVFIAGDAAHSHPPYGGYGVNSGLEDARNLGWKLAAVLQGWGGERLLDSYDAERRPVFASTINDFIARSIETDKEFLDAYDPARDQAAFEAAWQARAQGAVGEVHAFEPHYEGSAIVWCSEGRTTSAKGSHQFTARPGHHLAPATLPSGRNVFEELGAGFSLLVVGGDGAHATSVQAFREAAAGLGLPLRLVDCGDGGEGTEPARYGAPLVLVRPDQFVAWTGRAGGPAVTAEQAREVLARVAG; encoded by the coding sequence ATGAACCAGCAAGCAACCGTGGCGCCGCAGCAAGACGCCGAAGTGATCATCGTGGGCGGCGGCCCGGTCGGCATGGGCCTGGCCATTGAGCTGGGCCAGCGCGGCGTGAGCGTGATCGTGGTGGAGCGCTATGTGCAGCCCCAGCCCATCCCCAAGGGGCAGAACCTGACGCAGCGCACCATGGAGCACTTTCACTTCTGGGGTGCCGAAAAGCAGCTGCGCGCAGCGCGCACTATTCCGGTCGAATACGGCATTGGCGGCCTGACCGCACACGGCACGCTGCTGGGGCCCTACAGCTACGACTGGCTGCAGCGCGACCTGGTCAAGCCCTACTACTTCACGGCCAACGAGCGGCTGCCGCAGTACGCCACCGAGGCCGTGCTGCGCCAGCGCGTGGCACAGCTGCCGTCGGTGCAGACCCTCTACGGCTGGGAGACCAGCACCGTGGCACAGGACGATGCGGGCGTTTCCGTCACCATCCAGCAGCGTGGCGACGGCAAGGCACAGCGCGTGCTGCGTGGCGCCTATGTGGTGGGGTCGGACGGCGCCCGGTCGGTGGTACGCGAGCAGGCGGGCATCACCCACACCCGCACCGACCACGACCGCATGATGGTGCTGCTGGTCTTCAAGTCCAAAGGCCTGCACCAGCTGCTGGAGCGCTACCCCGGCAAGTCTTACTACAACGTGCTGCAGCCCGAGCTGAAGGGCTACTGGAAGTTTCTGGGCCGGGTGGACCTGGGCAGCACCTGGTTCTTTCATGCACCAGTGCCGCCAGGCACCACCAAAGACAACTTTGACTTTGCGGCCTACCTGCACGAGGCGGTGGGCGCGGAGTTTGAGGTGGAGTTTGAGCACATCGGCTTTTGGGACCTGCGCTTCATGCTGGCCGACAGCTACCGCAAGGGCCGCGTCTTCATCGCGGGCGATGCCGCGCACAGCCACCCGCCCTACGGCGGCTACGGCGTGAACTCGGGCCTGGAAGACGCGCGCAACCTGGGCTGGAAGCTGGCCGCCGTGCTGCAGGGCTGGGGCGGCGAGCGCCTGCTGGACTCGTACGACGCCGAGCGGCGCCCGGTGTTTGCGTCCACCATCAACGACTTCATTGCGCGGTCCATCGAGACCGACAAGGAGTTCCTGGACGCCTATGACCCGGCGCGCGACCAGGCCGCGTTTGAGGCCGCGTGGCAAGCGCGCGCCCAAGGCGCCGTGGGCGAGGTGCATGCGTTTGAGCCGCACTACGAGGGCTCGGCCATAGTGTGGTGCAGCGAGGGCCGCACCACCAGCGCCAAGGGCTCGCACCAGTTCACGGCGCGGCCGGGCCACCACCTGGCACCCGCCACGCTGCCCAGCGGGCGCAACGTGTTTGAGGAGCTGGGCGCAGGCTTTTCGCTGCTGGTGGTGGGTGGCGATGGAGCGCATGCGACCTCGGTGCAAGCCTTTCGCGAGGCAGCGGCGGGCCTGGGCCTTCCGCTGCGGCTGGTGGACTGTGGTGACGGAGGCGAAGGAACCGAGCCCGCACGCTATGGCGCACCGCTGGTGCTGGTGCGACCCGACCAGTTTGTGGCCTGGACGGGGCGGGCTGGCGGCCCGGCAGTGACTGCGGAGCAGGCCCGCGAAGTGCTGGCGCGGGTGGCGGGGTAG
- a CDS encoding tripartite tricarboxylate transporter substrate binding protein: MPQLPTLRANAHPPSPQRRSLVLGALAATAAAATPRAWAQTGADAPVRLVVPFTPGTGIDLIARQIAQPLSDRLKRPFFVENKAGASGIIGTQEVVRATPDGTTLLVSVNTLVMNMALYPKQGFNPLTDLVPVSQTSWGQLLLVASAGSKIESLKDLMDRARAKPGSLNYGSPGAGTPHHLAMELLKNRAKISLTHISYRGTAPAVTDLLGGQIDAMFLPIHVALQHVKAGKLKALAISSDTPHPLLPEVPSLGTLKLGDLNVDMWYGVFAPAGTPRAMVDRLNTELRDVLASPAVAKSFETQGMTPAHSSPDAFQKLVTADAKRWADLIKAQGITAE, translated from the coding sequence ATGCCCCAGCTGCCCACCCTGCGTGCCAACGCGCACCCGCCCTCCCCCCAACGCCGCAGCCTGGTGCTGGGCGCGCTGGCCGCCACGGCGGCAGCCGCCACGCCCCGGGCCTGGGCGCAGACGGGTGCCGATGCACCGGTGCGGCTGGTGGTGCCGTTCACGCCCGGCACGGGCATCGACCTGATTGCGCGGCAGATTGCACAGCCGCTGTCTGACCGGCTCAAGCGCCCGTTTTTTGTGGAGAACAAGGCGGGGGCGTCCGGCATCATCGGCACGCAAGAGGTGGTGCGCGCAACGCCCGACGGCACCACGCTGCTGGTCAGCGTGAACACACTGGTGATGAACATGGCGCTGTACCCCAAGCAGGGCTTTAATCCGCTGACGGACCTGGTGCCTGTGAGCCAGACGAGCTGGGGGCAGCTGCTGCTGGTGGCGTCGGCCGGGTCGAAGATCGAATCGCTCAAGGACCTGATGGACCGCGCCCGGGCCAAGCCCGGCTCGCTCAACTACGGCTCGCCGGGTGCGGGCACGCCGCACCACCTGGCGATGGAGCTGCTGAAGAACCGGGCCAAGATTTCGCTCACCCACATCAGCTACCGGGGCACCGCCCCCGCCGTGACGGACCTGCTGGGCGGGCAGATCGACGCCATGTTCTTGCCCATCCACGTGGCCTTGCAGCATGTGAAGGCGGGCAAGCTGAAGGCGCTGGCCATCAGCTCGGACACGCCCCACCCGCTGCTGCCCGAGGTGCCGTCACTCGGCACGCTGAAGCTGGGCGACCTGAACGTGGACATGTGGTACGGCGTGTTTGCCCCCGCAGGCACACCCCGCGCCATGGTGGACCGGCTCAACACCGAGCTGCGCGACGTGCTGGCATCGCCTGCCGTGGCCAAGTCGTTCGAGACCCAGGGCATGACGCCCGCCCACAGCTCGCCAGACGCGTTCCAGAAGCTGGTGACCGCTGACGCCAAGCGCTGGGCCGACCTGATCAAGGCCCAGGGCATCACCGCCGAGTAA